Proteins encoded by one window of Clostridium cagae:
- a CDS encoding FHA domain-containing protein — translation MKNNKNNKLIFSIQLINVFIGITITLIFGITYMTIESRELKGILLGLLIVFGIIIFITLYRKIHNESYIEESNSINTIELVNEENEIIKQWEIQDKISFLIGKNNKKNHVFVDLDKSIYSTLVEENHAVLNYAAGTWYIEDLSLDSGVCIQKIDDGKKYRIVKNTPCSLKKGDIIFISKVKLLLR, via the coding sequence TTGAAAAATAATAAAAATAATAAGTTGATATTTAGCATTCAATTAATAAATGTTTTTATAGGAATAACAATAACACTAATATTTGGAATAACTTATATGACTATAGAATCAAGGGAACTTAAAGGTATACTTTTAGGTTTATTAATTGTATTTGGAATTATAATATTTATAACTTTATATAGAAAAATACATAATGAAAGTTATATAGAAGAAAGCAATAGTATAAATACCATTGAGCTAGTAAATGAAGAGAATGAAATCATAAAACAATGGGAAATACAAGATAAAATATCTTTTCTTATTGGAAAAAACAATAAGAAGAACCATGTATTTGTAGACTTAGATAAATCTATTTATTCAACCTTAGTTGAAGAAAATCATGCAGTATTAAATTATGCTGCTGGAACATGGTATATAGAAGATCTATCTCTAGATAGTGGAGTTTGTATACAAAAAATAGATGATGGTAAAAAGTATAGGATTGTGAAAAATACTCCTTGTAGTTTAAAAAAAGGAGATATTATATTTATTTCAAAAGTGAAATTATTACTTAGATGA
- a CDS encoding FHA domain-containing protein, translating to MSLIRCQNGHMFSERRYGPICPYCNIDTSKKENKKELVPDAEEVETNLLYQEIEPVCGWLVCIEGCRVGKDYKIKNGKNFIGRADDMDIQIIGDNYITARNHAVVVYDPKKKNYVLLPGDSSGIAYLNNEPVYMPTQLTNYDVIELGKSKFLFVPFCGEHFEWQDKEQG from the coding sequence ATGTCATTAATTAGATGTCAAAATGGTCATATGTTTAGTGAAAGACGATATGGTCCAATATGTCCTTATTGTAATATAGATACAAGCAAAAAAGAAAATAAGAAAGAACTTGTACCAGATGCAGAAGAAGTAGAAACAAATCTTCTATATCAAGAAATAGAGCCAGTATGTGGATGGCTTGTTTGTATTGAAGGATGTAGAGTAGGAAAAGATTATAAAATAAAGAATGGGAAAAATTTCATCGGTAGAGCTGATGATATGGATATACAAATAATTGGAGATAATTACATAACAGCTAGAAATCATGCCGTTGTAGTATATGATCCTAAAAAGAAAAATTACGTATTACTTCCAGGAGATTCTTCGGGAATTGCTTATTTAAATAATGAACCAGTATATATGCCAACACAACTTACAAATTATGATGTTATAGAGCTTGGAAAGAGTAAATTTTTATTTGTACCATTTTGTGGTGAACATTTTGAATGGCAAGATAAAGAACAGGGGTAA
- a CDS encoding PP2C family protein-serine/threonine phosphatase, translated as MLFMSRYDQKEVVFILIMLLLLLCVIKHILFKIMNKENISLVKYSHIGHEEIQEDYFNIKKKDNVVLAVIADGLGKNEAGRISSITAVKTISNMFLKEYSNEKVSYFLKKAINKANHEILKRVEKNKGGTSVLMAIIDEENLYYTSLGNLMLTIFRKGELIKLSEGHCMNEVAKEKYYEGKLEKIEALQVLNNKKVLYYLGQENLNNVEMKIHSIKLEKNDLLLIMSKGIYEEIRWVDFENILNKNKKHIDIALDEIIDEIEHHENTHNGSIIIMKNNM; from the coding sequence ATGTTATTTATGAGTAGATATGATCAAAAAGAAGTAGTGTTTATATTAATAATGTTATTACTTTTATTATGTGTGATAAAGCACATATTGTTTAAAATTATGAACAAAGAAAATATAAGTTTAGTTAAATATTCACATATAGGTCATGAAGAAATACAAGAAGATTACTTTAATATAAAGAAAAAGGACAATGTAGTTTTAGCAGTTATTGCTGATGGTTTAGGAAAAAATGAAGCAGGACGAATCTCTAGTATTACTGCTGTAAAAACAATATCAAATATGTTTTTAAAGGAATATAGTAATGAAAAAGTGAGTTACTTTTTAAAAAAAGCTATTAATAAAGCAAATCATGAAATACTTAAAAGAGTAGAGAAGAATAAAGGTGGTACAAGCGTTTTAATGGCAATTATTGATGAAGAAAATTTATATTATACTTCTTTAGGCAATTTGATGTTAACTATTTTTAGAAAAGGTGAACTTATAAAATTGAGTGAAGGTCATTGTATGAATGAAGTTGCAAAAGAGAAATATTATGAAGGAAAACTTGAAAAGATTGAAGCACTTCAAGTTTTAAACAACAAAAAGGTTTTATATTACCTTGGACAAGAAAATCTTAATAATGTAGAAATGAAGATCCATAGTATTAAATTAGAAAAAAATGATTTACTTTTGATTATGAGTAAAGGGATTTATGAAGAAATAAGATGGGTAGATTTTGAAAATATATTAAATAAAAATAAAAAGCATATAGATATAGCTTTGGATGAAATTATAGATGAAATAGAGCATCATGAAAATACTCATAATGGAAGCATAATAATTATGAAAAATAATATGTAA
- a CDS encoding serine/threonine protein phosphatase, whose protein sequence is MRKLNSKFKTSFISEEGTHLQNKDYFAFVELDKFGCYAIADGIDNDTENDTAQIAVTTFIKLFTQNPTMNKFTLKKYLNKVNEEIVKTSKNVRLKASMTIAITNYSKVRYIVIGNSRFYFFKDGYLKEKSRDLSLTQQLSDKEMIALDKAAKHIERNNLSCYLGQNKLSAPFISKKIKLNDGDVFTLLTKGIWENCDEKEIEDALEGATEPQEVADRVEDMILSKQLNNLENYTLAVTFVEKAYINPKKKAMIKKILFAAIPIILVLVIALVVFNVKQNKKREAIASMNNYVSEANGYIENEHIEKANSKYEEALKIANKYKLKNDIKEIDGECKYTEIILEGDKKLEEKKFNEALDQYLLAMQKGEDVDDKARDYILKKIDIAKTCISVADLLELADSQLEAGKIPEAEANYLEAKRLASNYYLKDEKQEAIDKLKEIYEKQGKEAEAQKQDEEKAKAEEEKAKEEEEKTKEKEEKAKKEDDDLQSKAIDLRKNGDTQYIAGDYVGAKMYYALAKEAFEKINSNSLANELEEKIVLMDKKIEGQSQTKAEGDIYLNEANERYVKGDITSAKVLYTLAKDAYTQVGLTEEIKSIDEKLKVLDKEIASTGGKNE, encoded by the coding sequence ATGAGAAAGTTGAATTCAAAATTTAAGACGAGTTTTATATCAGAAGAAGGAACGCATCTTCAAAATAAAGATTATTTTGCATTTGTAGAGCTTGATAAGTTTGGATGTTATGCAATTGCAGATGGTATTGATAATGACACAGAAAATGACACTGCTCAAATTGCAGTAACAACATTCATTAAATTATTTACACAAAATCCTACTATGAATAAATTTACACTAAAAAAGTATTTAAATAAAGTTAATGAAGAAATAGTAAAGACAAGTAAAAATGTACGACTTAAAGCATCTATGACAATAGCTATAACTAATTATAGTAAGGTTAGGTATATTGTAATAGGTAATTCAAGATTCTATTTTTTTAAGGATGGATATTTAAAAGAAAAAAGTAGAGATCTATCATTAACTCAACAACTTAGTGATAAGGAAATGATAGCTTTAGATAAGGCAGCTAAGCATATAGAGAGAAACAATCTTTCATGTTATTTAGGACAAAATAAATTAAGTGCACCATTTATATCTAAAAAAATAAAGCTTAACGATGGTGATGTATTTACATTGCTTACAAAGGGAATATGGGAAAATTGTGATGAAAAAGAAATAGAGGATGCTCTAGAGGGGGCAACAGAGCCACAAGAAGTTGCAGATAGAGTTGAAGATATGATCTTATCAAAGCAATTAAATAATTTAGAAAACTATACACTAGCTGTAACCTTTGTTGAAAAGGCATATATAAATCCAAAGAAAAAGGCTATGATAAAGAAAATTTTATTTGCAGCAATTCCAATAATCTTAGTTTTAGTTATAGCCTTAGTAGTATTTAATGTAAAGCAAAATAAAAAAAGAGAAGCAATTGCATCTATGAATAATTATGTAAGTGAAGCAAATGGATACATAGAAAATGAACATATTGAAAAAGCAAATTCAAAATATGAAGAAGCATTAAAGATAGCTAACAAATATAAACTTAAAAATGACATAAAAGAAATAGATGGTGAATGTAAATATACAGAAATAATACTTGAAGGTGATAAAAAGCTTGAAGAAAAGAAATTTAATGAAGCTTTAGATCAGTACTTATTAGCAATGCAAAAAGGCGAAGATGTTGATGATAAAGCAAGGGATTATATTTTGAAGAAAATAGATATAGCTAAAACATGTATAAGTGTTGCTGATCTTTTAGAACTTGCAGATAGTCAGTTAGAAGCAGGAAAAATACCAGAAGCAGAAGCAAATTACTTAGAAGCAAAAAGACTTGCTTCAAATTATTATTTAAAAGATGAAAAACAAGAAGCTATAGATAAACTTAAAGAAATATATGAAAAGCAAGGCAAAGAAGCAGAAGCACAAAAGCAAGATGAGGAAAAGGCTAAGGCAGAAGAGGAAAAAGCAAAAGAGGAAGAAGAGAAAACTAAAGAAAAAGAAGAAAAAGCTAAAAAGGAAGATGATGATCTTCAAAGTAAAGCTATAGACCTTAGAAAAAATGGTGATACACAATATATAGCAGGAGATTATGTAGGAGCGAAGATGTATTATGCTTTGGCAAAAGAAGCATTTGAAAAAATAAATTCAAATAGTTTAGCAAATGAATTAGAAGAAAAAATAGTTCTTATGGATAAAAAAATAGAAGGGCAATCGCAAACAAAAGCTGAAGGTGATATATATCTAAATGAAGCTAACGAAAGATACGTTAAGGGTGATATAACCTCTGCAAAAGTTTTATATACTTTAGCAAAAGATGCATACACTCAAGTAGGTCTTACAGAAGAAATAAAATCAATAGATGAAAAATTAAAGGTATTAGATAAAGAAATAGCTAGTACAGGTGGTAAAAATGAATAG
- a CDS encoding normocyte-binding protein, with product MNRIYEKLNEINDLNDRVMLKKILNSVFTSLEQHSEDRFNDLEERVFDEIQYLEEKYNVYSTIIDRKHLDVTNEFLFPVIEEDTEEKIYDVKTIIDNLNDNVSSKMFNIFLKCDYSIFKQFISNNSEITGTIETDKKIHKAYFKVKANTEYKEKINTLYKCFINNNIMWKTVNMPYINKIAQIFLTRCEDQIDEEEEIVKINIDFGDYSKYIKYDMVPLWNIKEIKLKCAGFPVPCIDKVNFEHDISIEKEGTNHGYLVNLDEENMDYVTIKKNCITITSKISASSPWLVYKIVNYKEDNTKKDNYEIMSNYKNVNFSNRFLFNNRYVIKTKSEIAKLINSFEASKHLRFRDLKIEELKFDEDKETYDANDFIIDEIREDNIKKSLVLYFEAKNKEYYLNNDILSFLVSEIQIIYPEYKCEGRLI from the coding sequence ATGAATAGAATTTATGAAAAATTAAATGAAATAAATGATTTAAATGATAGAGTAATGCTAAAAAAAATACTGAATAGTGTCTTCACTTCATTAGAACAACATAGTGAAGATAGATTTAATGATTTAGAAGAAAGGGTTTTTGATGAAATACAATATTTAGAAGAAAAATATAATGTGTATTCAACAATAATTGATAGAAAACATTTAGATGTAACTAATGAATTTTTATTTCCAGTAATAGAAGAAGATACAGAGGAAAAGATATATGATGTAAAAACAATTATAGATAATCTAAATGATAATGTATCTTCTAAAATGTTTAATATATTTCTAAAATGCGACTACAGTATTTTTAAACAGTTCATATCTAATAATTCAGAAATAACAGGGACTATAGAAACAGATAAAAAGATTCATAAAGCTTATTTTAAAGTAAAAGCAAATACTGAATATAAAGAAAAAATAAATACTTTATACAAGTGTTTTATAAATAATAATATTATGTGGAAAACAGTTAATATGCCTTATATTAATAAAATAGCACAAATATTTCTCACAAGATGTGAAGATCAAATAGATGAAGAAGAAGAAATTGTAAAGATTAACATAGACTTTGGTGATTATAGCAAATATATAAAATACGATATGGTACCACTTTGGAACATTAAAGAAATTAAATTGAAATGTGCAGGATTTCCAGTACCTTGTATAGATAAAGTTAATTTTGAACATGATATTTCAATTGAAAAAGAAGGAACAAATCATGGTTACTTGGTTAATTTAGATGAAGAAAATATGGATTATGTAACAATAAAAAAGAATTGTATAACCATAACATCAAAAATCTCTGCTTCATCTCCATGGCTAGTATATAAGATCGTAAATTATAAAGAAGATAATACTAAAAAAGATAATTACGAAATTATGAGTAATTACAAGAATGTTAATTTTTCAAATAGATTTTTATTTAATAATAGATATGTTATAAAAACAAAAAGTGAAATAGCAAAGCTTATAAATTCATTTGAAGCATCAAAACATTTGAGATTTAGAGATTTAAAAATAGAAGAACTTAAATTCGATGAAGACAAAGAAACCTACGATGCTAATGATTTTATAATAGATGAAATAAGAGAAGATAACATAAAAAAATCTTTAGTTTTATACTTTGAAGCAAAGAATAAAGAATATTATTTAAATAATGATATTCTAAGTTTTTTAGTATCAGAAATACAAATTATTTATCCTGAATATAAATGTGAAGGAAGATTAATATGA
- a CDS encoding molecular chaperone, whose product MGLYTYKLHKKQEENVSKRYKEKDLILMTTFQLREICNKEKLVKSIVNPLDKEELIKLIMKYRGEKDNRLISNYVEDGIERIEKFLKRSAKKEISSDILDYSGKIVIYKDLSLEIYDEYELKTNKELDEGNVLLVDNNFNVSTVLNIKKIKKNNKYKYFLVKGKDVFIQENESKFYNLIFLPQKESELIYDIYESKVDFQNYNLEYSSLPILQLEIKELEETTMPIAIDFGTSNTTAGIYIDKEVFQGLNDNLIRNINLEDYEDDKVKLVKLLDTTKKDYSITPLIPSVVGIKYINENEDNVKYIFGYDALFASKKRYVDDSLTVFYDIKRWISDFEKSEKVIDVHGKTTLIKRKDIIKAYLEYVISLANQRFKCKFKNIYVSCPSKQKYKFHKLFEEVLSEYNVESKNMIEESVAVLYNTISNFIDRNKYSSGDEYKALIIDCGGGTTDLSGCSFSIRDNRVSYKIDIETSYENGDTDFGGNNLTFRILQFIKILMANALARDNYLEIKKAIVDEFKIDIFRNIDKYGIDELYEDLNSEYERAEEIIPTKFKLYETRNKEDYCKARNNYYFLFNLAEEIKKIFFSNPELIKIILSPNELKENLEIIDSAQIMYDKWKLSYMNNGRLKIIKEAPTLNLTTYEISTLIKGDVYNIIKKFLETLYKNDELYEYSLIKLTGQSCNVDIFKDALKEFIPGRIIEINKSKKDTSEDYDLKLSCLKGALKYLYSKNFGYADIQIQNNMPTLPYTLTAFTHKGDEITLIKNKAIKRGFVSRFMDRVILKLYLKDSSNNVKYEYDYKFDNEELEKTDAVSIMENYPNISQHETDNIENDEIKFFVWAEEELWGFYVLAILRKDHELYISKEKFFYFENDKWEKNFFDGMK is encoded by the coding sequence ATGGGATTATATACATACAAGTTGCATAAAAAACAAGAAGAAAATGTTTCAAAAAGATATAAAGAAAAAGACTTAATTTTAATGACAACTTTTCAATTAAGAGAGATATGTAATAAAGAAAAATTGGTAAAAAGCATAGTAAATCCTTTAGATAAAGAAGAGCTTATAAAACTTATCATGAAATATAGAGGAGAAAAAGATAATCGTTTAATAAGCAATTATGTAGAGGATGGAATAGAGAGAATTGAGAAGTTTTTAAAGAGAAGTGCTAAAAAAGAAATCTCAAGTGATATTTTAGATTACTCAGGGAAAATAGTAATTTACAAAGATTTATCACTTGAAATATATGATGAATATGAGTTGAAAACCAATAAAGAATTAGATGAAGGTAATGTTCTTTTAGTTGATAATAATTTTAATGTTTCTACTGTACTTAATATAAAAAAGATAAAGAAGAATAATAAATATAAATACTTTTTAGTAAAAGGAAAAGATGTTTTTATTCAAGAAAATGAAAGTAAATTTTATAATCTAATATTTTTACCACAAAAAGAATCAGAGCTAATTTATGATATATATGAAAGTAAAGTTGATTTTCAAAATTATAATTTAGAGTACTCATCTTTGCCTATTTTACAACTTGAAATAAAAGAATTAGAAGAGACAACAATGCCAATTGCTATAGATTTTGGAACATCAAATACTACAGCAGGGATTTATATAGATAAAGAAGTATTTCAAGGATTAAATGATAATTTAATTAGAAATATAAATTTAGAAGATTATGAAGATGATAAAGTAAAATTAGTAAAACTTTTAGATACGACTAAAAAAGATTATAGCATAACTCCACTAATTCCAAGTGTAGTAGGCATTAAATATATAAATGAAAATGAAGATAATGTGAAATATATTTTTGGCTATGATGCATTATTTGCATCAAAAAAGAGATATGTTGATGACAGTTTAACAGTTTTTTATGACATAAAAAGGTGGATAAGTGATTTCGAGAAAAGTGAAAAAGTAATAGATGTTCATGGAAAAACAACACTTATAAAAAGAAAAGATATCATAAAAGCATATTTAGAGTATGTAATATCTTTAGCAAATCAAAGATTTAAATGTAAATTCAAAAATATATACGTTTCATGTCCATCGAAACAAAAATATAAATTCCATAAATTATTTGAAGAAGTATTAAGTGAGTATAATGTTGAAAGCAAAAATATGATAGAGGAAAGTGTGGCTGTTTTATATAACACAATAAGTAATTTTATAGATAGAAATAAGTATTCAAGTGGAGATGAATATAAGGCGTTAATTATAGATTGTGGAGGGGGAACTACGGATCTTTCAGGTTGTAGTTTTAGTATAAGAGATAATAGAGTTTCGTACAAAATAGATATAGAGACATCATATGAAAATGGAGATACAGACTTTGGAGGTAACAATCTTACATTTAGAATTTTACAATTTATAAAAATATTAATGGCAAATGCATTGGCTAGGGATAATTATTTAGAAATTAAAAAAGCTATAGTGGATGAATTTAAAATAGACATATTTAGAAATATAGATAAATATGGAATTGATGAATTATATGAAGACTTAAACAGTGAATATGAAAGAGCTGAAGAAATAATCCCAACAAAGTTTAAATTATATGAAACTAGAAATAAAGAAGACTATTGCAAAGCTAGAAATAACTATTATTTCTTATTCAATCTAGCAGAAGAGATTAAGAAAATATTCTTTAGTAATCCAGAACTTATAAAGATAATATTAAGTCCAAATGAATTAAAGGAAAATTTAGAGATAATAGATAGTGCTCAAATTATGTATGACAAATGGAAATTATCATATATGAATAATGGAAGATTGAAAATTATAAAAGAAGCGCCAACATTAAATCTTACAACTTATGAAATAAGCACATTAATAAAAGGTGATGTATATAACATAATAAAGAAATTCTTAGAAACTTTATATAAAAATGATGAACTTTATGAATACTCACTAATTAAACTTACTGGTCAATCATGTAATGTGGATATATTTAAAGATGCTTTAAAAGAATTTATACCAGGAAGAATAATTGAAATAAATAAAAGTAAAAAAGATACAAGTGAAGATTATGATTTAAAGTTAAGTTGCCTTAAGGGTGCATTGAAGTATCTTTATTCTAAAAATTTTGGATATGCTGATATACAAATTCAAAATAATATGCCAACACTTCCTTATACACTTACAGCATTTACACATAAGGGAGACGAAATCACATTAATTAAGAATAAAGCAATAAAAAGAGGGTTCGTTTCAAGATTTATGGACCGAGTTATATTAAAGCTTTATTTAAAAGATAGCAGCAATAATGTGAAATATGAATATGATTATAAGTTTGATAATGAAGAATTAGAAAAAACTGATGCTGTTAGCATTATGGAAAATTATCCTAATATAAGTCAGCATGAAACAGATAATATTGAAAATGATGAAATAAAGTTTTTTGTTTGGGCAGAAGAGGAACTTTGGGGATTTTATGTACTAGCTATATTGAGAAAAGATCATGAATTATATATAAGCAAAGAGAAATTCTTTTATTTTGAAAATGATAAATGGGAGAAAAATTTCTTTGATGGAATGAAGTAG